CGGGAAATTGCAGAAGATCTGAAGGGCGAAGGCCAGACCATCCTGGTTATTGACGACGAGGCGGCCATACGCGAAATTATTTCGAATACGTTAAAAGATAACGGCTACCGGGTATTAACCGCCAGCGACGGCGCACAGGGCGTGGCCATTTTTGCCCAACAAAAAAATAAAACTGACCTGGTGCTGACCGATATTTCCATGCCTTATATGGACGGCCATTCGGCCATTCGTTCCATATTAAAAATTAATCCCGATGTCGATATTATCGCCATGAGCGGACTGGAACACGATGTTAAGGTTGACATAAACAGGCCAATTAAAATGTTAAACAAACCGTTTACATCACAAAAATTGTTGAAAACCATGAAAGAGGTTCTTGCCGTTTCCACTAAAACAAAGGAAAAACAAACGGCAAATTGAATTTGAAAAAAATTATCTGATGATCACACAGGAAAATCGGTTGAAGCGCCCGGCCTGCTTAATCGCTCTAAATTACGGTTTTTTCTTACTGCTTTTTCGACTTCCCTCTAATTTTAATTGACTTGACCGATGGGCGAAACCGTAAAACGTAAATGATCAATGCAAAAAACAAAGGGAAAAATATAAGGCTGCCGAAAATTATTTGACGCGGATAAATGCCAAAACATGATAAAAGGTTGCTTGTGCAAACGCCACATGTTAAAAATACTTTGTCGAAGGCGCCATGAAGCAGCTTTGCTCATCAAAATCATTAACTATGGGAGAAATTATGGCCCCCAAAACAATAAGGGTATTAATGATCGAAGACGATCGGGAAGATATCCTGTTTATGAAGGATATTTTACAAAATACCCGCAAGAATTTTAAATTATCCACCTGCACCAGTTTAAAAGACGCTAAAAAGGCGCTTTCGAAGCATAAGTTCGACGTTATTCTGGTGGATCTGAATTTGCCCGATAGTCAGGGCTTTGACACGATCCAGGCCTTACAGGAAATCGCTTATGATATTCCCAAAATTGCCATCAGCGTTCTGGATGATCCGGAATTAACCGCAAAAATTTTAAAGGTTGGGGCGCAGGATTATTTGCCAAAGCAGTTGCTTCCCGCCAATTTTATTGAACGCATTATTGTTCACGCTCTTGAGCGTCACAATCTCTACAAAACAATTGAAATGAGCGAAAAGTTGACCAACAAAATTCTGGAGGAGATTTCCGACGGAGTTTTGCTGATCAACGAAAAAAACGAAATCCTCTTTCAGAATAAAGCCGCGGAAAACCTCTTAAATAAAGGTTTGTTAATGTCGAATGGCTGGAGTTTCGAAATGGCCGGGGATAAAACGGAAATTAAAGAACTCGTTTTGAATGACCCTGCCGGCGCGCCTTTTTATGTGCAGGTTCGTAAAACTTCATTGCAATGGCGCGGCAGCCCCGCTTTCTTATATACCATTGCTGATTTGACCGACAGAAAATTATTCGAAGAGGAGTTAAAGCGCAAAGAATCGATTCTCAAGGTAATCAGCCAAAGCGCCAGGCAGTTGTTGCGCTCCAGAAGCTGGGACAAGTACATCGATTTAATTTTACGACAACTGGGCAATGTGGCGCGTGTTGACCGGGTTTGCTTATTCCAGAATTATCGGGACGAAAAAGGGCGCTTATACGCCAGACAGAAAAACAAGTGGATTGCTCCGGAGAAAGAAGCTCAATTGCAGAATCAGAATTTACAGAATATTCCATTAAAAGAGGCGGGGCTGGAGCGATGGATTGAAGAGTTGAGCAAAGGCCGTCTTATTTACGGAGATATTGAAAATTTCCCTGTTTCTGAAAAAAAGATGCTGCAAGAGCTGGAGATTGAGTCCATGCTGGTTGCGCCCATTTTTGTGGCCGACCAGTGGTGGGGATTTTTATGTTTTGATTCCTGTCATGAAACGCGAAACTGGTCTTATAGCGAGCGGGAAGCGTTATTGTTGGCCGCCGATATTCTGGGCGCCGCCGTTCAAAGGGAACGCAACGAAAAGAAGATGCTGGAAAATGCCAGTAAATTTCAGCGTTTTATCGATGTGGCAACTTTTGGCATTTTGCTCATCAAAAAGGAACGCATCATCTTTGCCAATTCTACCATGGTAAACATAATGAAGATGACTTCTGAAGCAGAAATGGTGGGCAAAACCATAAAAGAAGTTGTCCATCCGGACGACTTGCCCGAAGTAGAAAAAAATATTGAAAAATTGTATAAAACGGCCAACCAATCCCACGAATTCGAATTTAGAATGATTCGCCCGAATAATACAGTAGCCATCGTCGAAGGCCTGGCCTCTTTTATCGAAGAAGAGAAAGACACCTTCCTTATTTTTATCAAAGATATCAGCGACCGCAAAAAGACTGAACAGGAGTTAAAAAAGACCTATAAAATCTTAAATCGATTGTTAGAGGCCAATACAACGGTTCTTTTTAGCGGGCCATTAACCGAGCGTTTTTCTCCAAATCATATCAGTCAGAACATTAAGGGATTAATGGGATTTGAGGCGCAGGAGATCATCGAAAATCCGCAAATTTACTTTGACGGTTTGCATCCGGAAGACAGGGCCAAGGTTTTAAAGGCCATGGAACAATTTAAAAAGACAGGTCGCATTTCACTGGAATATCGCTTCAAACACAAAAACGGTCATTTTATCTGGATTTATGATGAACGAGCGGTGGTAAAAGAAGAAAATACCGAACCAGAAATGAACGGTTTTTGGCTGGACATCAGTTTAAAGAAAAAATACGAACAACAATATACGCGCGCCCAGCGTCTGGAAAGCCTGGGAACGCTGGCCGGCGGCATCGCCCATGATTTAAACAATGTGTTGACGCCCATTTTGATGGGCACGGAGCTGCTCAAACACATGGTTAAAGATGAAAGAGCCATTAAATCGTTAGAGTTAATGGAAACCAGCGCGCAACGCGGCGCCTCTTTAATCAAACAGGTACTGGCCTTTGCCCGCGGCACCGAAGGAGAACGCACGGTTGTTCAGGTTCGTTACCTCATATCGGAAGCCGTGAAAATGGTGGAGCAAACCTTTCCCAAACACATCCAATTGAGCATCGACGTGGCCGACGATTTATGGCCAATTATGGCCGACGCTTCACAAATACACCAGGTGTTGATGAATATGCTGGTGAATGCCCGCGACGCCATGCCCAATGGAGGCTCTTTACAAATTACCGCCGAAAACTTAATGCTCGATGAACAATACGCCCTCTCTCTGGGAAATGCGCCCAAAGGGCCTTATGTGATGATTACCATCAGCGATACAGGCACGGGCATTGCCGCGGATATGATTGATAAAATTTTTGATCCGTTTTTTACCACTAAAGAGATCGGCAAAGGTACGGGCATGGGGCTGGCCACGGCCCATCGCATTATTGATGAGCACGGCGGATTCATTAACGTTTACAGCGAAGCAAATAAAGGCACCTCCTTTAAAATCTATTTGCCCGCCCATAAAAGAGCCAGAGAAGAAACGCCCGTTAAAGAAGATGATGTTCCCATGGGCGAGGGACAGTGTATTTTGCTGATCGAAGACGAAGTTTCTGTGCGGGAGATTACGAAAAAAACGCTGGAAACCAACGGCTACGCCGTGTTTACCGCAGCGGACGGTCCGGAAGGCATCGCTGTTTTTGCCGATAATTTAGATACCATCAATCTGATTATCACAGATATGTCCATGCCCTTAATGGATGGGCCGTCTGTTGTGCGCGCCTTAAAAAGAATCAGCGAAACCATTAAAATAATTGCCATTAGCGGTCGCGACGATGAAGTTAGCAGCCTGAAACTGATCAACGTGCCTTTTATCCAGAAACCGTTCACAGCATCTACTTTATTAAAAGAGGTGCATCAGGCTTTAACAGAAAAATGATATGCAAACAGGGGCAAAATAATAATGAAAGGATTTATGGGCATCAGGCCAGAGCGGCCACGAAAGGAACAAACAAAAAATGCAACCGTTGGTTAAAAAAAGTTGAACTTTATGAAAGAAGTCTTTTAAATATAGCTAAAGATGCGTGTTTTAGCCGGAGTAGTTATGATGATAAACGAAAACACATCTTTATCGGAGATCGATGTGATTAAAAATGAAGAGCAATTATTAACGTTTATACCCAAAAGCGTGCTCGGCTCGTTGTTTAAGAATTTTTCCATAACCTTTTATATGCTTAAACCCGATAAGCAATATGGCTATCGCTTCCTCTATATGGGAAAGAGCGTCGAACGCCTGTTGGGTTTTAAACCCATGGATTTTGTCTCCGACGCCGGTTTGTGGCTAAGGCTCATTCATGATCATGATCGCCCCTTTCTGTTAAAAAACGGCCGGCGCCATCTCGAACACAAATATCAAAAATTGACCTATCGAATGAAGAATTGCGAGAGTAAATACCGCTGGCTACGGGATGAATTGCATCCCGTTTTCAAAGACGGAAAACTGGATTATTTTGTGGGGTTATGGGTCGATGTTAGCGATGAAAAATCATTTGAAGAGCTCTCCAAAGAAAACATGACGCGCTTTCAAACGTTAATTGCCGCCAGCGGGCAGATCATCTGGAGTACGGATGCCAGCGGGCGGGTTGTGGAAGATGTTCCCGGCTGGCGCGCCTTTACCGGGCAAAGCCTGGAGCAGGTAAAGGGCGAAGGATGGCTTTCGAGCATCCATCCAGAGGACCTTTCGAACGTACAGAAGGCATGGAACCATGCGCTGGCTACAAAAACAGATTTTAAAGGAGAGTTCAGAATTCGCCGTCACGACGGGGTTTACAGATGGTTCATCGTGCGTGCGGTGCCGGTACGCAATGAGGAAGTAGACGTACACGGCTGGATTGGCGCCTGCGCCGACATCACGGAACAGGTAGAACGCGAAGAACTGCTGGAAAACTATGCCGCGCGTCTGGAGCAAAGCAATCGCGATTTGCAGGAATTTGCCTACATCGCCTCGCACGATCTGCAGGAGCCGGCGCGTAAAATTCTGGCCTTTGGCGACCGGCTTTTTGCAAAATATAAAAACCGGCTCGATGAACAGGGCGTAGATTATCTGAAACGCATGATGAACGCCAGCAAACGAATGCAAAACCTGATCAACAGTTTACTTACCCTTTCGCGCGTGGAAACCAGAGGTAAACCGTTTGAGCGGATTGATCTAAGCAGGGTTGTGGACGAGGTGATCTCAGATCTTGAATTAAACATAAAGCAGGTAGAAGGACAGATTAATACAGAAAAACTGCCGGCCATAGAAGCCGATGAAACACAAATTTACCAGCTCTTTGAAAATTTAATCAGAAATGCGTTAAAATTTCACCGGAAAGATGTTAACCCCCGGATCAAAGTGTATTGGTCTAAGAAAAGATCCAATAACCATCGCGTGACGATCGTTGTGGAAGACAACGGAATCGGGATTGAAACTCAGTACGCCGACCGCATCTTCAAACCTTTTCAGAGGCTGCACGCCCGCGATGAATATGAAGGCTCGGGCATGGGCCTGGCCATTTGCCGACGAATCGTCGAACGTCACCACGGTAAAATCTATTTTGAAAGCGAATTAAATAAAGGAACAAAATTTTTTGTAGAATTGCCAGTAAAACAAAAAAAGGAGAAAATTTGAAATGAACAGATGGGGCAGGCCCATTACCATTCTCATGGCAGAAGACGATAAAGACGACCAGCTGCTGGTGCGTGATTCTTTTGACGAATGCCACCTGGTAAATGAGCTCCTGTTTGTTGAAGATGGGCAACAACTGATTGACTACTTAAAACGTCGCCCGCCGTATAACGACGAAGAAAAAGCGCCTTTTCCGGATATTATTTTGCTGGATTTAAACATGCCCCGCAAAGACGGGCGCGAAGCGCTGGAAGAGATTAAACGCGATCCAGAATTAAAACATATTCCAGTAATCGTTTTAACCACTTCAAAAGCCGAAGAAGATATTTTACGCAGCTATAAGTTGGGCGTGGCCGGCTTTATCAGCAAACCCGTTACTTTTAACGGTCTGGTGCAGGTGGTCCGAACGCTGACCGATTACTGGTTTCAAATTGTCAAATTGCCGCCCAAATTGGTTTAATCATAAATAATGCAGAGAAGCGGGCGGGCATGGGTAGTCTCAGGCGCCCCGTCCTGATTTATCGATCGCTAAAAAATTGAATTGCATTTAATTGCATTCTAAATTGCGATTTTGCAGTTACAAAAGGATAACCATGTACCGATCGCTTCTTGAATGTATTATCGACCTGGAAAAGCACGGCCACCTCATTCGCATACAAGAAGAGGTTGATCCCCGCCTCGAGATGGCCGCCATCCACCGCCGCGTTTTTGCCGCGGGCGGGCCGGCTCTGCTCTTTGAACGCGTTAAAGGCAGTCCCTTTCCGGCGGTTTCTAATCTGTTTGGCACGCTGGAACGGGCGCGTTTTATCTTTCGCAAAACCCTGCCCAAAGTAGAAATGATGATGCGCATGGCGGCGCATCCGGAGAGCGCTTTAAAAAATCCCCTGCAAACATTAAAGGTGTTGCCAGCCATTGTTGATCTGTTGCCGCGGAAAGTTCGCTCAGCGCCTGTTCTAAAAAGGCGAACCAGGGTCAGCCAATTGCCGCAGCTCCAGAGCTGGCCGGCAGACGGGGGCGCGTTTTTGACCCTGCCTCAGGTACTAACCCTGGATCCAGACAACCCTTCGTTATTAAAAAGCAATCTGGGCATGTACCGCGTGCAGATCTCCGGCAATCAATATCAGCCCGATGAACAAATAGGGCTTCATTACCAGATTCATCGCGGTATCGGCGTGCACCACGCCCGGGCCCTGCAACGCGGCGAAAAGCTGAAAGTCAGCATCTTTTTAGGCGGCCCGCCGGCGCATACCCTGGCGGCCGTGATGCCCCTGCCCGAAGGCATGAGCGAGCTGTCCTTTGCCGGACTACTGGCCGGTCGGCGCTTTCGCTATCTGAACTACCGGGGCTGGATTGTCTCGGCCGAGGCCGACTTTGTCATTCTGGGAACCATGGAAGAAGAGCTGCTGCCCGAAGGCCCCTTTGGCGATCATCTGGGATATTACAGCCTGGCGCATGATTTTCCGGTTCTGCGCGTGGAAACCGTGTTCCACCGTCCGAAAGCCATTTTCCCTTTTACGGTGGTTGGCCGGCCGCCGCAGGAAGACACCATCTTTGGAAAATTGATTCACGAAATCACCGCGCCCATGATCCCTAAAAGTCTGCCCGGCGTTAAAGCGGTGCACGCGGTTGACGAAAGCGGGGTGCATCCCTTATTGCTGGCCATTGGCAGCGAACGCTACGTGCCTTACGAACAACGCCAGCCGATGGAGCTGCTAACCCAGGCCCAGGCCATTTTGGGCTTTGGCCAACTTTCCCTTGCCAAGTATTTGCTCATTGTGGCCGAAGAAGACGACCCCCAGCTAAACATCAATGACATCCAGGCCTTTTTCAGACATTTGCTTTCCAGAATAGATTTACAGCGCGATTTGCACTTTTTCACGGAAACCACCATCGATACCCTGGATTACAGCGGCGCTAAACTGAACCATGGCTCTAAAGTGGTAATGGCTGCCGCCGGAAAAATAAAAAAGGAATTGGGCTACCGGCTTCCGCAAAACCTGAAATTACCTCCCGACTTTAAGAATTTAAAACGCATTATGCCCGGGGTGCTGGCCCTGGAAGCAAAGGCGTTTACCACTTACGAGCAGGCGCAAAAAGAGATACGCGTGCTGGAAGAAGCCCTGCCCCTTTCACTGGCTGATTCCTTTCCCCTAATAGTTGTGGCGGATGATAGCGAGTTTGTCGGCGCCAGTCTGGCCAATTTTTTATGGGTTACGTTTACCCGCTCCAATCCCTCCCATGATATTTACGGAATAGGTGAATTTGTTGAGCACAAACACTGGGGCTGTAAGGGCAGCTTGATCATCGACGCCCGAATCAAACCGCACCATGCGCCGCCGCTGCAAGAAGACCCGGCCGTGGAAAAACGAGTGGATGAACTGGCTGCCAGAGGTCACAGTTTGCACGGCGTTATTTGAGGAGCAAATTTTGTTGGAGATTAAATTGCGGATTAATCATTACTCTTGCTTTAAGAGGTTTTGAAGCATTTGCCGATGTTATTCAAAAAACAAAAATACGAAAATTTAAGCGATGAAGAACTGGTTCAGCTCTCTTTAAAGGATAAAGATTCATTTTATTATATTGTACAACGATATGGCCCCAAAATTCTTCGCTATATCAAACGGACCACCAACGTGAGCCAGGAAGACGCCGAAGACATTTTGCAAGAAATCTTCATCAAGGTCTATCGAAATCTCAATAGTTATAAACCGTACCTGCCATTTTCCAGCTGGATTTATCGCATTGCGCATAACGAAGTCATCAATCATTACCATAAAACAAAAACCTATAAAGAAATGAGCCGGCTAAACATCGAGAGCGAGGATGTTAAAAGTTTAGTAGAAGCCATTCAGGAAGATGGCGATGTGCAGGACAAAGTTATTTTTCTGGAGAACGCAGAAAAAATTAAAGAAATGCTGGCCGAGCTTCCTGCAAAATATCGGGAGGTACTCATCTTGCGTTATTTAGAAGAAAAAAGCTACAACGAAATAAGCGATATTTTGCGAAAACCGCCCGGCAGCGTGGCTACCTTAATCAATCGAGCGAAATCAAGATTGAAAAAAATAGCAGAACAACATGGATTAAAGGAAAGCTATGAGTGATTTCAATAAAAAAATTATTGAAAAGATCAAAGAAGAAAATATTGAGCCATATCCCAAATGGTATTTTTTGTTTAAGAATTTTTTAATATGGCTGGCCGTTGGGCTTTCTTTGTTGCTGGGCAGCGTGGCCAGCGGCGTTGCCATATTTCAAATACAACATACCGATTGGGATTTGTATCAATACCTTAACCGGGGACTGCTGGAATTTGTTATTTTGATGCTTCCTTATTTCTGGCTGGCGTTTTTAATAGTGGTTACCGGCGCGGCCTACTATTATTTCAGACATACCGAACGAGGCTATCGTTTTAGCGCCTTGCTGGTCATTGTTGCGAGTATTCTTGTTTCTGTGGCCGGAGGCAGTGTTTTATACCACAGCGGTTTATCGGAGAGACTGGAAGCGCTATTTGAAGAAAAAATCCCTTTTTATCGCGGTGTAAATGATCATAAAAGAATGATCTGGATGTCGCCAGAAAAGGGGCTGTTGGCCGGTGAAATTACAAAAATCTTGCCAAACCACAGAATACGGCTTACAGACCTGGATGGCAAAACCTGGGAAATCGACGTTGCCAATGCCAGATGGCGCGGACGATGGACGTATGCTGAAGGTCAAAAGATAAAAATCATAGGTAAAATGCAAGCAGAAGGAAAGTTTATCGCCGAGGAAATCCGTCCCTGGCAAAGGCGAGGAAAGCACGGCGGTATGAACCGTTTTCGCTCAAAAGGAAAAAACAGACGTTTTTAACCATAACTCCTTCCATAATTTTTTTTAAAAAAGTGAAAGAAAAATTGCCCGCGTCCTGTATTACTTAGTAGAAAAAGGAACTAAACAATGGGCAAATTTAAGTAAAACCAAAATGGAAGGAGGTAACGATGAGAAAAACAATCATTTCTCTCTTCGTCGTCTTGACGTTAATGGTCTCTTTTTCTACTGTTTTTTCGCAAGGAATGGGCTGGCAACGGCCGGGAGCAGGCGTTTGGGCTACGGTTAACCTGAATTTAACCAGCGATCAAATGCAAAAGCTGCAAACCATGCAGCAGGATTATCTTAAGGAGATCACGCCGATTCAAAGCGAATTGACCTTAAAAACCCAGGAGCTTCGTACGCTGATGGTCAATCCTGCGGCCAATGCAGATCAGATAATGGCCAAGCAAAACGAGGTCTTTAGCTTAAGACAGAAGCTGCAGAAGGTCGCTTTAAAATATCGGCTCAATGCGCGGAAAATATTGACGCCTGAGCAAATTGCCTTGCTGCCAGCCGGTTGCGGACTGGGTTTTGTGTTCGGCGGCGGTTACGGACTGGGCGCGGGCATGGGCCGACGCGCCTTCTATCGCGGACAGGGAAGAGGCATGGGCATGGGCGCCGGCATGGGATTTGGCGCCGGTCGCGGCCGGGGCATAGGCGCGGGTCGCGGAATTTATTGCCCATACCGCGTGTGGTAAACATCGGACGGCAACAACTTGAAAACGGCTTAGAAAGGTGCAGGGATGCCTTCCTGAGCCGTTTTTTTTGTTTACATTGGAAATGGTATGGGCGAACGCCCGGTTAATCTCGCGTTACAGATCGAATAAGAAACAGGAAGGCAACAGGACGTCGCCTTGTTTGCCAACATGAAGAGATCATGAGCGCTTGCTGTGATCCACCGCTTTTAGAATTTTTAAGTTGAGCACAATAAAACGCCACAACTGGTAAAGTTTATTGGTTCTTTTAGACATCTACCTCG
This sequence is a window from Caldithrix abyssi DSM 13497. Protein-coding genes within it:
- a CDS encoding response regulator, giving the protein MNRWGRPITILMAEDDKDDQLLVRDSFDECHLVNELLFVEDGQQLIDYLKRRPPYNDEEKAPFPDIILLDLNMPRKDGREALEEIKRDPELKHIPVIVLTTSKAEEDILRSYKLGVAGFISKPVTFNGLVQVVRTLTDYWFQIVKLPPKLV
- a CDS encoding RNA polymerase sigma factor — protein: MLFKKQKYENLSDEELVQLSLKDKDSFYYIVQRYGPKILRYIKRTTNVSQEDAEDILQEIFIKVYRNLNSYKPYLPFSSWIYRIAHNEVINHYHKTKTYKEMSRLNIESEDVKSLVEAIQEDGDVQDKVIFLENAEKIKEMLAELPAKYREVLILRYLEEKSYNEISDILRKPPGSVATLINRAKSRLKKIAEQHGLKESYE
- a CDS encoding UbiD family decarboxylase, with the translated sequence MYRSLLECIIDLEKHGHLIRIQEEVDPRLEMAAIHRRVFAAGGPALLFERVKGSPFPAVSNLFGTLERARFIFRKTLPKVEMMMRMAAHPESALKNPLQTLKVLPAIVDLLPRKVRSAPVLKRRTRVSQLPQLQSWPADGGAFLTLPQVLTLDPDNPSLLKSNLGMYRVQISGNQYQPDEQIGLHYQIHRGIGVHHARALQRGEKLKVSIFLGGPPAHTLAAVMPLPEGMSELSFAGLLAGRRFRYLNYRGWIVSAEADFVILGTMEEELLPEGPFGDHLGYYSLAHDFPVLRVETVFHRPKAIFPFTVVGRPPQEDTIFGKLIHEITAPMIPKSLPGVKAVHAVDESGVHPLLLAIGSERYVPYEQRQPMELLTQAQAILGFGQLSLAKYLLIVAEEDDPQLNINDIQAFFRHLLSRIDLQRDLHFFTETTIDTLDYSGAKLNHGSKVVMAAAGKIKKELGYRLPQNLKLPPDFKNLKRIMPGVLALEAKAFTTYEQAQKEIRVLEEALPLSLADSFPLIVVADDSEFVGASLANFLWVTFTRSNPSHDIYGIGEFVEHKHWGCKGSLIIDARIKPHHAPPLQEDPAVEKRVDELAARGHSLHGVI
- a CDS encoding response regulator — its product is MAPKTIRVLMIEDDREDILFMKDILQNTRKNFKLSTCTSLKDAKKALSKHKFDVILVDLNLPDSQGFDTIQALQEIAYDIPKIAISVLDDPELTAKILKVGAQDYLPKQLLPANFIERIIVHALERHNLYKTIEMSEKLTNKILEEISDGVLLINEKNEILFQNKAAENLLNKGLLMSNGWSFEMAGDKTEIKELVLNDPAGAPFYVQVRKTSLQWRGSPAFLYTIADLTDRKLFEEELKRKESILKVISQSARQLLRSRSWDKYIDLILRQLGNVARVDRVCLFQNYRDEKGRLYARQKNKWIAPEKEAQLQNQNLQNIPLKEAGLERWIEELSKGRLIYGDIENFPVSEKKMLQELEIESMLVAPIFVADQWWGFLCFDSCHETRNWSYSEREALLLAADILGAAVQRERNEKKMLENASKFQRFIDVATFGILLIKKERIIFANSTMVNIMKMTSEAEMVGKTIKEVVHPDDLPEVEKNIEKLYKTANQSHEFEFRMIRPNNTVAIVEGLASFIEEEKDTFLIFIKDISDRKKTEQELKKTYKILNRLLEANTTVLFSGPLTERFSPNHISQNIKGLMGFEAQEIIENPQIYFDGLHPEDRAKVLKAMEQFKKTGRISLEYRFKHKNGHFIWIYDERAVVKEENTEPEMNGFWLDISLKKKYEQQYTRAQRLESLGTLAGGIAHDLNNVLTPILMGTELLKHMVKDERAIKSLELMETSAQRGASLIKQVLAFARGTEGERTVVQVRYLISEAVKMVEQTFPKHIQLSIDVADDLWPIMADASQIHQVLMNMLVNARDAMPNGGSLQITAENLMLDEQYALSLGNAPKGPYVMITISDTGTGIAADMIDKIFDPFFTTKEIGKGTGMGLATAHRIIDEHGGFINVYSEANKGTSFKIYLPAHKRAREETPVKEDDVPMGEGQCILLIEDEVSVREITKKTLETNGYAVFTAADGPEGIAVFADNLDTINLIITDMSMPLMDGPSVVRALKRISETIKIIAISGRDDEVSSLKLINVPFIQKPFTASTLLKEVHQALTEK
- a CDS encoding Spy/CpxP family protein refolding chaperone is translated as MRKTIISLFVVLTLMVSFSTVFSQGMGWQRPGAGVWATVNLNLTSDQMQKLQTMQQDYLKEITPIQSELTLKTQELRTLMVNPAANADQIMAKQNEVFSLRQKLQKVALKYRLNARKILTPEQIALLPAGCGLGFVFGGGYGLGAGMGRRAFYRGQGRGMGMGAGMGFGAGRGRGIGAGRGIYCPYRVW
- a CDS encoding PAS domain-containing protein codes for the protein MMINENTSLSEIDVIKNEEQLLTFIPKSVLGSLFKNFSITFYMLKPDKQYGYRFLYMGKSVERLLGFKPMDFVSDAGLWLRLIHDHDRPFLLKNGRRHLEHKYQKLTYRMKNCESKYRWLRDELHPVFKDGKLDYFVGLWVDVSDEKSFEELSKENMTRFQTLIAASGQIIWSTDASGRVVEDVPGWRAFTGQSLEQVKGEGWLSSIHPEDLSNVQKAWNHALATKTDFKGEFRIRRHDGVYRWFIVRAVPVRNEEVDVHGWIGACADITEQVEREELLENYAARLEQSNRDLQEFAYIASHDLQEPARKILAFGDRLFAKYKNRLDEQGVDYLKRMMNASKRMQNLINSLLTLSRVETRGKPFERIDLSRVVDEVISDLELNIKQVEGQINTEKLPAIEADETQIYQLFENLIRNALKFHRKDVNPRIKVYWSKKRSNNHRVTIVVEDNGIGIETQYADRIFKPFQRLHARDEYEGSGMGLAICRRIVERHHGKIYFESELNKGTKFFVELPVKQKKEKI